A stretch of DNA from Alphaproteobacteria bacterium:
GAATTCATGACAAACACACCAGACACCTATGCTGGATTCATTGCCATGGTTGGCTTGCCGAATGCCGGGAAATCCTCTCTGATCAATGCTATGTTGAACCGAAAGGTTTCCATTGTTTCTCGCAAAAGGCAAACCACCCGAATGCCAATTATGGCAGCGCTCTCACAAGGTCAGCACCAACTTATTTTTGTTGATACCCCCGGTGTCTTTAATCCAAAAGGCAAATTTGAAAAAGCCATAGCTCAGTCTATCGAGCAAGGCATTCGCGATGCAGATACACTTGTTTTGATTATTGATGCCCGGCGCCGCGATTGCTTTGAGGCTAATCGGGCGCTTGTGGACGATTTGAATCAAAAAAACAAGCCTGTGGTTGTGCTTTTGAATAAATCCGATTTGCTGAAACAGGACGAACTGCTCCCCATTATTAAACAGTTCAAAGACAAGTTGCCCGAGAGTGAGATTATTGTCACATCAACAGTTAGTAAAGTTGGCCTTGATCTTTTCTTGGAGGTTCTTAAAGAAAAAATACCTCCAAGTCCTTGGTTTTATGATGAGACGTGTTCCATCTCTCTCTCGGAGAAAATACAGGCTTCTGAACTAACGCGAGAGCAAATTTTTGATTTGATCCACGAAGAGATTCCGTATCAGGTTTTTGTTGAAACAGACAAGCTGACTCAAACCAATAAAAATGAATTGATTATCTACCAAACAATTTACGTACAGCATAAACGGCATGTGGGAATGTTTTTAGGAACAAAAGGGCAAACGATCAAATTAATTAATCAGCGCGCCCGTCAAGAGATGTGCAACGTTTTTGGGAAACCTTGCCACTTATATCTGCATGTTAAGGTAGATCCCAATTGGCAAACCAAAAGTTTTTTCTATCGAGCAATAGGCCTTAAAGGGTAAGCGATGGTGCATTGGAGTGACCAAGGCATTATTGTTGAAATGCGGAAATTTGGTGAAAACAAGCTAATCCTTACGCTATTTACGCAAAATAATGGACTCGCAAAGGGCATTTATCGCCCGTCAAAAAAAACAATCTCATTTTTGTCTCTGGGAGTTTTGTGCGCGTGTCACTGGCAAGCAAGGCTGGAAACACAACTGGGTTTATGGCAGTTAGAGGTGATTCAAGATTCAACCGCGCAATTGATTTTTGATCCGATCAAGATGGGTGTTGCGAGTTACGCCTGTCAGCTTCTTTCCCTAGTTTTGCCAGAGCGCAACGCCTATCCACTCCTTTTTGACTCTATGCTTGAGATTTTCCAATCTATCCCTAAAGATCCTCTTTTGGCTTTAGGTGTTTTTGAACTGACTGTACTGGAATCTCTTGGATATGGTTTCACGTTAGATCAGTGTGCGGCAACCGGTGGAACTGAAAATTTGTCTTGGGTTTCCCCAAAATCAGGACAGGCCGTCAGTTATGAAGCTGGTTTGCCCTATCAAGATAAACTCTTTAAACTACCCCAATGTATGCTTGAAAACGGGGCTGACAACACCCAAAGTTTTTTGGGAAAAAGTATCGGTGAAGATGAGTTGAAATCTATTGTTTTGATTGCTGAATATTTTATTTTAAAACATTTCAATGACACCTGTCGATTGACAGATGTGATGAACTCAAGAAGAATGCTACTAAGAAAGGCTTTCAATCGTGACACTTAAGACTTCTGACAAAATAGAATCGGTTCAATTCCGCAAAGCTCTGGGGGATCGCTATCTGTCCTATGCAATGTCGACAATTGTTTCCCGCTCTCTCCCGGATGTGCGCGACGGATTAAAGCCGGTCACGCGGCGTATTTTATATGCCATGCTCGAGATGAAAATTCTCCCCAATACCGCGACTAAAAAGTCTGCCCGTGTGGTGGGGCCGGTTCAAGGTTTGTATCACCCCCATGGTGAGAAGGCGGTTTATGATGCGTTGGTGCGGATGGCACAGCCGTTCGTTATGCGTTATCCGCTTATTAAGGGGCAGGGGAATTTCGGTAGT
This window harbors:
- the recO gene encoding DNA repair protein RecO, producing MVHWSDQGIIVEMRKFGENKLILTLFTQNNGLAKGIYRPSKKTISFLSLGVLCACHWQARLETQLGLWQLEVIQDSTAQLIFDPIKMGVASYACQLLSLVLPERNAYPLLFDSMLEIFQSIPKDPLLALGVFELTVLESLGYGFTLDQCAATGGTENLSWVSPKSGQAVSYEAGLPYQDKLFKLPQCMLENGADNTQSFLGKSIGEDELKSIVLIAEYFILKHFNDTCRLTDVMNSRRMLLRKAFNRDT
- a CDS encoding GTPase Era; amino-acid sequence: MTNTPDTYAGFIAMVGLPNAGKSSLINAMLNRKVSIVSRKRQTTRMPIMAALSQGQHQLIFVDTPGVFNPKGKFEKAIAQSIEQGIRDADTLVLIIDARRRDCFEANRALVDDLNQKNKPVVVLLNKSDLLKQDELLPIIKQFKDKLPESEIIVTSTVSKVGLDLFLEVLKEKIPPSPWFYDETCSISLSEKIQASELTREQIFDLIHEEIPYQVFVETDKLTQTNKNELIIYQTIYVQHKRHVGMFLGTKGQTIKLINQRARQEMCNVFGKPCHLYLHVKVDPNWQTKSFFYRAIGLKG